One Rattus rattus isolate New Zealand chromosome 12, Rrattus_CSIRO_v1, whole genome shotgun sequence genomic window carries:
- the Gnpnat1 gene encoding glucosamine 6-phosphate N-acetyltransferase yields the protein MKPDETPMFDPSLLKEVDWSQNTAIFSPAISPMHPGEGLVLRPLCTADLNKGFFKVLGQLTETGVVSPEQFMKSFEHMKKSGDYYVTVVEDVTLGQIVATATLIIEHKFIHSCAKRGRVEDVVVSDECRGKQLGKLLLSTLTLLSKKLNCYKITLECLPQNVGFYKKFDYTVSEENYMCRRFLK from the exons ATGAAACCTGATGAAACTCCTATGTTTGACCCGAGTTTGCTCAAAGAAGTGGACTGGAGTCAGAATACAGCTATATTTTCTCCAGCCATTTCTCCAATGCATCCTGGAGAAGGCTTGGTTTTGAGGCCTCTCTGTACTGCGGACTTAAATAAAG gtTTTTTTAAGGTATTGGGTCAGTTGACAGAGACTGGTGTCGTCAGCCCGGAGCAGTTCATGA AATCTTTTGAGCATATGAAGAAGTCTGGGGATTACTATGTTACAGTTGTGGAAGATGTGACCCTAGGACAAATTGTGGCTACAGCAACTCTGATCATAGAACATAAATTTATCCATTCATGTGCTAAG AGAGGGAGAGTAGAAGATGTGGTCGTTAGTGACGAGTGCAGAGGGAAGCAGCTTGGCAAACT GTTATTATCAACTCTGACTTTGCTAAGCAAGAAACTAAACTGTTACAAGATCACCCTTGAATGTCTACCACAAAATGTTGGTTTCTACAAAAAGTTTGACTACACGGTATCGGAAGAAAATTACATGTGTCGGAGGTTCCTAAAGTAA